A stretch of Brassica rapa cultivar Chiifu-401-42 chromosome A08, CAAS_Brap_v3.01, whole genome shotgun sequence DNA encodes these proteins:
- the LOC103836045 gene encoding uncharacterized protein LOC103836045 isoform X1, whose amino-acid sequence MATIPPQFPFEIRSALRRAASSTVYLLRPIATTANPSLRHRTTKLLRPRAFSSSVKLPTKPPLCTADELHYVTVPNSDWRLALWRYFPSPQAPTRNHPLLLLSGVGTNAIGYDLSPGCSFARHMSGEGFETWILEVRGAGLSTRVSDLKDVQDSAHELSRQIESTAKAAAKEAKATDVTDSAPDVSVVGEASASAWDESKIVARLTATFMRLSERLSGFLSEGQSVFMSAKLFDRIAMLLEDSRLYERFLEIRSKLLSLIESRQNSGLGNQIRELTQRLVNLLDDGQRSVSPQLIDLQERLTSTIEDFQKQLDLIVKYDWDFDNYLEEDVPAAIEYVRAQCKPKDGKLLAIGHSMGGILLYAMLSRCAFEGREPCLAAVATLASSVDYTTSDSALKLLIPLADPAQALSVPVVPLGALLAAAYPLSSRPPYVLSWLNDLISATDMMHPEQLEKLVLNNFCTIPAKLLIQLTTAFRAGGLRDRSGKFYYKDHLSRTSVPVLALAGDRDLICPPAAVEDTAKLFPEKLVTYKVLGEPDGPHYAHYDLVGGRLAVEQVYPCITEFLSHHDSA is encoded by the exons ATGGCGACCATCCCTCCCCAATTCCCCTTCGAGATCCGCTCTGCTCTACGTCGGGCGGCTTCCTCCACCGTCTACCTCCTCCGCCCAATCGCCACCACCGCAAATCCTTCGTTACGTCACCGCACGACGAAACTTCTCCGACCGAGAGCCTTCTCTTCGTCAGTCAAGCTCCCGACGAAACCGCCTCTTTGCACCGCCGACGAGCTTCATTACGTCACCGTTCCAAACAGCGATTGGCGCCTCGCTCTCTGGCGCTACTTCCCTTCCCCTCAG GCTCCAACGAGGAATCATCCGCTCTTGCTGTTATCTGGAGTAGGAACCAATGCCATCGGATATGATCTATCTCCCGGT TGCTCTTTTGCGAGACACATGTCTGGTGAAGGATTCGAGACGTGGATTCTCGAGGTTCGTGGAGCCGGGCTGAGCACAAGAGTATCTGATCTCAAAGACGTTCAAGATTCTGCTCACGAGTTGTCTCGTCAGATAGAGTCTACTGCTAAAGCTGCGGCTAAAGAAGCTAAAGCTACTGATGTTACAGACAGTGCACCAGATGTTTCCGTTGTTGGTGAAGCCTCCGCCTCTGCTTGGGACGAGTCAAAGATCGTGGCGAGGTTAACAGCAACGTTCATGCGTTTGTCTGAGAGACTTAGTGGGTTTCTCAGCGAAGGTCAGTCAGTGTTCATGTCTGCTAAGTTGTTTGATAGAATTGCTATGCTTTTAGAAGATTCTCGGCTGTACGAGCGCTTTCTTGAGATAAGATCAAAGCTTTTGAGTTTGATCGAGTCAAGGCAAAACTCAGGGCTTGGTAACCAAATCAGGGAGTTGACTCAGCGTCTTGTGAATCTTCTCGACGATGGTCAGAGGTCTGTCTCGCCTCAGCTGATTGATTTGCAAGAGCGGCTCACTTCGACCATAGAGGATTTTCAGAAGCAACTTGATTTGATTGTTAAGTATGACTGGGATTTTGATAACTACTTGGAAGAGGATGTCCCTGCTGCG ATTGAGTATGTAAGAGCGCAATGCAAGCCAAAGGACGGTAAGCTTTTGGCAATTGGGCACTCAATGGGAGGTATCTTACTCTATGCAATGCTGTCACGTTGTG CTTTTGAGGGACGAGAACCTTGCCTGGCAGCTGTGGCAACTTTGGCTTCGTCGGTAGATTACACAACTTCAGATTCTGCCCTCAAATTGCTCATACCTCTT GCCGATCCTGCACAAGCTCTGAGTGTTCCAGTTGTTCCTTTGGGAGCTCTGTTGGCTGCAGCTTATCCTCTTTCGTCGCGACCTCCATACGTATTATCTTGGCTTAACGATTTGATATCAGCAACCGATATGATGCACCCTGAACAGTTAGAGAAGCTTGTCTTGAATAACTTCT GTACCATACCAGCAAAACTTCTAATTCAGCTGACAACAGCCTTTCGAGCGGGAGGCTTACGCGACCGTAGTGGTAAATTTTACTACAAGGATCATCTTTCCAGAACCAGTGTCCCTGTCTTAGCTCTCGCGGGTGATCGGGACTTGATCTGCCCCCCTGCAGCTGTAGAAG ACACTGCTAAGCTGTTCCCTGAGAAGCTGGTCACATATAAGGTACTTGGAGAACCAGACGGACCACATTATGCCCACTATGATTTGGTTGGAGGACGACTG GCAGTGGAGCAAGTCTATCCTTGCATAACTGAATTTCTTAGCCACCATGATTCTGCATAA
- the LOC103836045 gene encoding uncharacterized protein LOC103836045 isoform X2, whose amino-acid sequence MATIPPQFPFEIRSALRRAASSTVYLLRPIATTANPSLRHRTTKLLRPRAFSSSVKLPTKPPLCTADELHYVTVPNSDWRLALWRYFPSPQAPTRNHPLLLLSGVGTNAIGYDLSPGCSFARHMSGEGFETWILEVRGAGLSTRVSDLKDVQDSAHELSRQIESTAKAAAKEAKATDVTDSAPDVSVVGEASASAWDESKIVARLTATFMRLSERLSGFLSEGLGNQIRELTQRLVNLLDDGQRSVSPQLIDLQERLTSTIEDFQKQLDLIVKYDWDFDNYLEEDVPAAIEYVRAQCKPKDGKLLAIGHSMGGILLYAMLSRCAFEGREPCLAAVATLASSVDYTTSDSALKLLIPLADPAQALSVPVVPLGALLAAAYPLSSRPPYVLSWLNDLISATDMMHPEQLEKLVLNNFCTIPAKLLIQLTTAFRAGGLRDRSGKFYYKDHLSRTSVPVLALAGDRDLICPPAAVEDTAKLFPEKLVTYKVLGEPDGPHYAHYDLVGGRLAVEQVYPCITEFLSHHDSA is encoded by the exons ATGGCGACCATCCCTCCCCAATTCCCCTTCGAGATCCGCTCTGCTCTACGTCGGGCGGCTTCCTCCACCGTCTACCTCCTCCGCCCAATCGCCACCACCGCAAATCCTTCGTTACGTCACCGCACGACGAAACTTCTCCGACCGAGAGCCTTCTCTTCGTCAGTCAAGCTCCCGACGAAACCGCCTCTTTGCACCGCCGACGAGCTTCATTACGTCACCGTTCCAAACAGCGATTGGCGCCTCGCTCTCTGGCGCTACTTCCCTTCCCCTCAG GCTCCAACGAGGAATCATCCGCTCTTGCTGTTATCTGGAGTAGGAACCAATGCCATCGGATATGATCTATCTCCCGGT TGCTCTTTTGCGAGACACATGTCTGGTGAAGGATTCGAGACGTGGATTCTCGAGGTTCGTGGAGCCGGGCTGAGCACAAGAGTATCTGATCTCAAAGACGTTCAAGATTCTGCTCACGAGTTGTCTCGTCAGATAGAGTCTACTGCTAAAGCTGCGGCTAAAGAAGCTAAAGCTACTGATGTTACAGACAGTGCACCAGATGTTTCCGTTGTTGGTGAAGCCTCCGCCTCTGCTTGGGACGAGTCAAAGATCGTGGCGAGGTTAACAGCAACGTTCATGCGTTTGTCTGAGAGACTTAGTGGGTTTCTCAGCGAAG GGCTTGGTAACCAAATCAGGGAGTTGACTCAGCGTCTTGTGAATCTTCTCGACGATGGTCAGAGGTCTGTCTCGCCTCAGCTGATTGATTTGCAAGAGCGGCTCACTTCGACCATAGAGGATTTTCAGAAGCAACTTGATTTGATTGTTAAGTATGACTGGGATTTTGATAACTACTTGGAAGAGGATGTCCCTGCTGCG ATTGAGTATGTAAGAGCGCAATGCAAGCCAAAGGACGGTAAGCTTTTGGCAATTGGGCACTCAATGGGAGGTATCTTACTCTATGCAATGCTGTCACGTTGTG CTTTTGAGGGACGAGAACCTTGCCTGGCAGCTGTGGCAACTTTGGCTTCGTCGGTAGATTACACAACTTCAGATTCTGCCCTCAAATTGCTCATACCTCTT GCCGATCCTGCACAAGCTCTGAGTGTTCCAGTTGTTCCTTTGGGAGCTCTGTTGGCTGCAGCTTATCCTCTTTCGTCGCGACCTCCATACGTATTATCTTGGCTTAACGATTTGATATCAGCAACCGATATGATGCACCCTGAACAGTTAGAGAAGCTTGTCTTGAATAACTTCT GTACCATACCAGCAAAACTTCTAATTCAGCTGACAACAGCCTTTCGAGCGGGAGGCTTACGCGACCGTAGTGGTAAATTTTACTACAAGGATCATCTTTCCAGAACCAGTGTCCCTGTCTTAGCTCTCGCGGGTGATCGGGACTTGATCTGCCCCCCTGCAGCTGTAGAAG ACACTGCTAAGCTGTTCCCTGAGAAGCTGGTCACATATAAGGTACTTGGAGAACCAGACGGACCACATTATGCCCACTATGATTTGGTTGGAGGACGACTG GCAGTGGAGCAAGTCTATCCTTGCATAACTGAATTTCTTAGCCACCATGATTCTGCATAA
- the LOC103836046 gene encoding uncharacterized protein LOC103836046, which yields MEGILISSSPLRFQPLMKLSGTKKRIRTTVCGGYYYRGGRVVDENMVILRKRIHERKMVERNYEPPSHWMQWEKRFYCNYDANICAALSLLQNFLMNSRPSVAFGTMLLLFVSVPVSTAFFAFRMLDIVFWLMDATHVG from the coding sequence atggaaGGCATACTTATCTCATCGTCGCCACTCAGGTTCCAACCATTGATGAAGTTATCTGGAACCAAGAAGAGGATACGAACCACCGTGTGTGGCGGCTACTACTACAGAGGAGGAAGAGTGGTGGACGAGAACATGGTGATCCTTAGGAAACGGATCCACGAGAGGAAGATGGTCGAGCGAAACTATGAACCTCCTTCCCATTGGATGCAGTGGGAGAAACGTTTCTACTGCAACTACGACGCTAACATCTGTGccgctctctctcttctccaaaattttctaatgaACTCTCGTCCCAGCGTTGCGTTTGGAACGATGCTTCTCCTCTTCGTTAGCGTCCCCGTCTCCACCGCCTTCTTTGCGTTTCGGATGCTTGACATCGTTTTTTGGCTTATGGATGCCACTCACGTAGGATGA
- the LOC103836047 gene encoding myrosinase, with protein MKFRGLDLIVFLLAVVSCKANKEITCEENEPFTCNNTDRLNSKGFPKDFIFGVSSAAYQIEGGRGRGLNIWDGFTHRYPEKGGSDLGNGDTTCESYTMWQKDIDIMDEMNATGYRFSFAWSRIIPKGKVSRGVNKGGLEYYHRLIDGLIAKNITPFVTLYHWDLPQTLQDEYDGFLNRQVIEDFRDFADLCFKEFGGKVKNWLTINQLYSVPTRGYSTGADAPGRCSPKVDARCYGGNSSTEPYIVAHNQLLAHAAVVNLYRTKYRFQRGRIGPVMITRWFLPFDETNKASIDAAERMKEFFLGWYMEPLTRGRYPDIMRRMVGNRLPNFTEAEARLVAGSYDFLGLNYYATQYVQPTPNPLPVTSERYTAMMDPGTRLTFVNSRGEKTGPLFEELKGENSYYYPKGIYYVMDYFKTKYRNPLIYITENGFSTSGDQTRQEAVADSKRIDYLCSHLCFLRKVIMEKRVNIKGYFAWALGDNYEFGKGFTVRFGLSYVNWTDVSDRNLKDSGKWYQRFINVTTKITAHQDFLRSGLSFENKMKTLTDA; from the exons ATGAAATTTCGTGGACTCGACTTGATCGTTTTTCTATTAGCTGTGGTAAGTTGCAAAGCTAATAAGGAAATTACTTGCGAAGAGAACGAGCCATTTACATGCAATAACACTGATCGTTTAAACAGTAAAGGCTTCCCAAAAGACTTCATCTTCGGTGTTTCATCGGCTGCTTACCAG ATTGAAGGTGGCAGAGGACGTGGTCTTAACATTTGGGATGGCTTCACTCACCGATACCCAG AGAAAGGAGGGTCCGATCTTGGGAATGGAGATACTACTTGCGAGTCATATACGATGTGGCAG AAAGATATAGACATTATGGACGAAATGAATGCTACTGGCTACAGATTCTCCTTTGCGTGGTCAAGAATCATTCCAA AAGGAAAGGTGAGTAGGGGAGTGAACAAAGGAGGTCTTGAATACTACCACAGACTCATAGATGGCCTCATCGCGAAGAATATCACCCCTTTCGTTACCCTCTACCATTGGGACCTTCCTCAAACACTGCAAGATGAGTATGACGGTTTCTTGAACCGCCAAGTCAT AGAGGATTTTAGAGATTTTGCGGATCTATGTTTCAAGGAATTTGGTGGAAAGGTGAAGAACTGGCTCACTATCAACCAGCTGTACTCAGTGCCTACGAGAGGTTATTCAACCGGAGCAGATGCACCCGGCCGATGTTCTCCAAAGGTCGATGCAAGATGCTACGGCGGAAATTCTTCAACGGAACCTTATATAGTTGCACATAACCAGCTTCTTGCTCATGCCGCTGTGGTCAATCTTTATAGAACAAAATATAGG TTCCAAAGAGGGAGGATCGGACCGGTGATGATAACTAGATGGTTTCTTCCATTTGATGAGACTAATAAAGCCAGCATAGATGCAGCTGAGAGGATGAAAGAATTCTTCTTAGGATG GTATATGGAGCCGCTAACAAGAGGTAGATACCCAGACATCATGAGGCGAATGGTAGGTAATCGGCTTCCCAACTTCACTGAAGCAGAAGCCAGACTTGTTGCGGGTTCATATGATTTTCTTGGTCTCAACTATTACGCCACTCAGTACGTACAGCCAACTCCTAACCCACTCCCCGTTACATCGGAAAGATACACTGCGATGATGGACCCAGGGACAAGACTCACAT TTGTAAATTCACGTGGTGAGAAAACTGGTCCACTG TTTGAAGAGTTAAAAGGGGAAAATAGTTATTACTACCCAAAAGGCATTTATTACGTTATGGACTACTTCAAAACCAAATACCGTAACCCATTAATCTATATCACCGAGAACG GATTCAGTACCTCTGGTGATCAAACCCGCCAGGAAGCTGTTGCCGATTCCAAGCGGATTGATTATCTCTGCAGTCATCTCTGTTTTCTCCGTAAGGTCATCAT ggAGAAGCGTGTCAACATAAAAGGATACTTTGCATGGGCTCTTGGAGATAATTATGAATTCGGTAAAGGTTTTACCGTCCGATTCGGACTCAGTTACGTTAACTGGACAGACGTTAGTGATAGAAACCTCAAAGATTCTGGCAAATGGTATCAGAGGTTCATTAACGTTACCACCAAGATCACTGCACACCAAGATTTCCTCCGCTCAGGCCTCTCTTTTGAGAACAAGATGAAGACACTCACAGATGCATGA
- the LOC103836048 gene encoding 10 kDa chaperonin, with amino-acid sequence MMKRLVPTFNRILVQRVIQPAKTESGILLPEKASKLNSGKVIAVGPGSRDKDGKLIPVSVKEGDTVLLPEYGGTQVKLGEKEYHLFRDEDVLGTLHED; translated from the exons ATGATGAAGCGTCTGGTCCCAACGTTCAACCGGATCCTGGTGCAGAGAGTCATCCAGCCTGCCAAAACCGAAAGCGGCATCCTCCTCCCTGAGAAAGCCTCCAAG CTGAACTCCGGCAAGGTGATAGCAGTGGGGCCCGGTTCGAGAGATAAGGACGGGAAATTGATTCCGGTCTCGGTTAAGGAAGGCGATACTGTACTTCTCCCAGAGTACGGAGGTACTCAGGTCAAGCTCGGCGAGAAGGA GTACCATCTCTTCAGGGATGAGGATGTGTTGGGAACCTTGCACGAGGATTGA
- the LOC103836049 gene encoding 21 kDa protein, whose amino-acid sequence MARQLYTTAFLHLATLLFISRTISAVRFPPQPTPTNDLDFIRTSCNATLYPDVCFTSLAGYASAVQDNPARLAKLAIGVSLSRAKHTASYLSKLSRTAASAAVHDCVSNVGDAVEQMRGSLQQLREMNHRRQGAPAFRFQMSNVQTWMSAALTDEETCTDGITEEMEDGDTKTAVCERVGDVKRFTSNALALVNTYANNGA is encoded by the coding sequence ATGGCAAGGCAGCTTTATACGACGGCGTTTCTTCACTTAGCCACCCTACTCTTCATTTCCCGGACAATCTCAGCCGTCCGTTTCCCTCCGCAACCAACACCAACCAACGATCTAGATTTCATCCGCACGAGCTGCAACGCAACGCTCTACCCTGACGTGTGTTTTACGTCGCTAGCTGGCTACGCCTCCGCCGTACAAGACAATCCGGCGAGGCTAGCTAAGCTCGCCATCGGCGTCTCTCTTTCCCGCGCAAAACACACTGCAAGTTACCTCTCAAAACTATCACGCACCGCCGCCTCCGCCGCCGTACACGACTGCGTTTCCAACGTGGGAGACGCCGTGGAGCAGATGCGCGGCTCGCTCCAGCAGCTCCGAGAGATGAACCACCGTCGTCAAGGAGCTCCGGCGTTTAGGTTTCAGATGAGTAACGTGCAGACGTGGATGAGCGCGGCGTTGACGGACGAGGAGACGTGTACGGATGGGATCACGGAGGAGATGGAAGACGGAGATACGAAGACGGCCGTTTGCGAGAGGGTCGGCGACGTGAAGAGGTTCACGAGCAATGCGCTTGCTCTAGTCAACACATACGCTAATAATGGAGCCTAG
- the LOC103836050 gene encoding dynamin-related protein 1C yields the protein MATMKSLIGLINKIQRACTVLGDHGGEGMSLWEALPTVAVVGGQSSGKSSVLESVVGRDFLPRGSGIVTRRPLVLQLHKTEEGTTEYAEFLHAPRKKFTDFAAVRKEIEDETDRITGKSKQISNKPIQLSIYSPNVVNLTLIDLPGLTKVAVEGQPDSIVQDIENMVRSYVEKPNCIILAISPANQDIATSDAIKLAREVDPTGERTFGVATKLDIMDKGTDCLDVLEGRSYRLQHPWVGIVNRSQADINKRVDMIAARRKEREYFETSPEYGHLASRMGSEYLAKLLSQHLETVIRQKIPSIVALINKSIDEINAELDRIGRPIAVDSGAQLYTILELCRAFDRVFKEHLDGGRPGGDRIYGVFDHQLPAALKKLPFDRHLSTRNVQKVVSEADGYQPHLIAPEQGYRRLIDGSISYFKGPAEATVDAVHFVLKELVSKSISETEELKRFPTLASDIAAAANEALERFRDESRKTVLRLVDMESSYLTVEFFRKLHLEPEKEKPNQRNAPPPNADIHSDNHFRKIGSNVSAYINMVCDTLRISLPKAVVYCQVREAKRSLLNFFYAQVGRKEKEKLGGMLDEDPQLMERRGTLAKRLELYKQARDDIDAVAWK from the exons ATGGCGACGATGAAGAGTTTGATAGGTCTGATTAACAAAATCCAGAGAGCTTGCACAGTCCTCGGAGATCACGGCGGTGAAGGAATGTCGCTCTGGGAAGCTCTCCCAACCGTCGCCGTCGTCGGTGGCCAG AGTTCCGGAAAATCTTCAGTTCTGGAAAGTGTAGTGGGAAGAGACTTTCTACCTCGTGGATCTG GTATCGTTACAAGGAGGCCATTGGTGTTGCAGCTTCATAAGACAGAGGAGGGAACAACAGAGTATGCCGAGTTTCTTCATGCTCCTAGGAAGAAGTTTACTGATTTTG CTGCTGTGCGGAAGGAAATCGAGGATGAAACTGATCGAATTACTGGGAAGTCCAAACAAATCTCAAACAAACCGATTCAGCTCAGCATTTATTCTCCTAATG TTGTTAACCTGACGCTCATAGACCTTCCGGGTTTGACGAAGGTTGCTGTGG AGGGACAGCCGGATAGTATCGTCCAAGACATTGAAAATATGGTCCGCTCTTATGTTGAGAAG CCAAATTGCATCATATTGGCTATTTCTCCAGCTAATCAAGATATTGCTACCTCAGACGCGATAAAACTTGCTAGAGAAGTTGATCCTACAG GTGAAAGGACTTTTGGAGTGGCAACCAAGCTTGATATCATGGATAAAGGAACTGATTGTCTAGAT GTTCTTGAGGGAAGGTCATACCGTTTGCAACATCCCTGGGTCGGAATTGTGAATCGTTCACAGGCTGATATCAATAAGAGAGTCGATATGATTGCTGCGCGTAGGAAGGAGCGTGAATATTTTGAAACAAGCCCTGAATACGGGCATTTAGCCAGTAGGATGGGATCAGAATATCTAGCAAAACTCTTGTCTCAG CACTTAGAGACTGTTATCAGGCAAAAAATCCCCAGTATTGTTGCTTTGATCAACAAAAGCATCGATGAGATAAATGCAGAGCTGGACAGGATTGGGAGACCTATCGCTGTAGATTCAGGG GCACAACTTTACACCATATTGGAACTATGTCGGGCATTTGATCGTGTCTTTAAAGAGCACTTGGATGGAGG ACGACCTGGTGGAGACCGGATCTATGGAGTTTTTGACCATCAATTACCAGCAGCCTTAAAGAAACTTCCCTTTGATCGACATCTCTCTACCAGAAATGTTCAGAAGGTAGTCTCAGAAGCAGATGGTTATCAGCCACATCTTATTGCTCCTGAACAAGGATACAGAAGGCTCATTGATGGATCCATTAGCTATTTCAAAGGACCAGCTGAAGCCACCGTGGATGCA GTGCATTTTGTACTGAAAGAGCTGGTCAGTAAGTCGATTTCAGAAACAGAG GAGCTGAAGCGGTTCCCAACTCTAGCAAGTGATATAGCAGCTGCTGCAAACGAAGCTCTCGAAAGATTCAGAGACGAAAGCAGGAAAACGGTTCTGCGTCTCGTGGACATGGAATCCAGCTACCTCACGGTTGAGTTCTTCAGAAAACTTCACCTTGAGCCAGAGAAAGAGAAACCAAACCAGCGAAATGCTCCACCACCAAACGCAGACATCCACTCCGATAATCACTTCAGAAAGATCG GATCCAACGTGAGTGCGTACATAAACATGGTCTGTGACACATTGAGAATTTCTCTTCCCAAAGCTGTTGTTTACTGCCAAGTTAGAGAAGCTAAGAGATCGCTCCTCAACTTCTTCTACGCTCAAGTTGGCAGGAAAGAG AAGGAGAAGCTGGGGGGGATGTTGGACGAAGACCCACAGCTGATGGAACGAAGAGGAACCTTAGCCAAACGGCTCGAGCTCTACAAACAAGCTAGAGATGACATTGATGCCGTGGCTTGGAAGTAA